One part of the Arabidopsis thaliana chromosome 1 sequence genome encodes these proteins:
- the PRK5 gene encoding Leucine-rich repeat protein kinase family protein (Leucine-rich repeat protein kinase family protein; FUNCTIONS IN: protein serine/threonine kinase activity, kinase activity, ATP binding; INVOLVED IN: transmembrane receptor protein tyrosine kinase signaling pathway, protein amino acid phosphorylation; LOCATED IN: cellular_component unknown; EXPRESSED IN: 8 plant structures; EXPRESSED DURING: L mature pollen stage, M germinated pollen stage, 4 anthesis, C globular stage, petal differentiation and expansion stage; CONTAINS InterPro DOMAIN/s: Protein kinase, catalytic domain (InterPro:IPR000719), Leucine-rich repeat-containing N-terminal domain, type 2 (InterPro:IPR013210), Leucine-rich repeat (InterPro:IPR001611), Serine-threonine/tyrosine-protein kinase (InterPro:IPR001245), Protein kinase-like domain (InterPro:IPR011009); BEST Arabidopsis thaliana protein match is: Leucine-rich repeat protein kinase family protein (TAIR:AT3G20190.1); Has 85511 Blast hits to 59788 proteins in 2042 species: Archae - 60; Bacteria - 3568; Metazoa - 17158; Fungi - 3134; Plants - 54121; Viruses - 151; Other Eukaryotes - 7319 (source: NCBI BLink).) has translation MRNWEDPFTLACNTALKKNLPSCIFIIIFISVLCPVAMSQVVVPDSDADCLLRFKDTLANGSEFRSWDPLSSPCQGNTANWFGVLCSNYVWGLQLEGMGLTGKLNLDPLVPMKNLRTISFMNNNFNGPMPQVKRFTSLKSLYLSNNRFSGEIPADAFLGMPLLKKILLANNAFRGTIPSSLASLPMLLELRLNGNQFQGQIPSFQQKDLKLASFENNDLDGPIPESLRNMDPGSFAGNKGLCDAPLSPCSSSSPGVPVVPVSPVDPKSTSPPTGKKAGSFYTLAIILIVIGIILVIIALVFCFVQSRRRNFLSAYPSSAGKERIESYNYHQSTNKNNKPAESVNHTRRGSMPDPGGRLLFVRDDIQRFDLQDLLRASAEVLGSGTFGASYKAAISSGQTLVVKRYKHMNNVGRDEFHEHMRRLGRLNHPNILPLVAYYYRREEKLLVTEFMPNSSLASHLHANNSAGLDWITRLKIIKGVAKGLSYLFDELPTLTIPHGHMKSSNIVLDDSFEPLLTDYALRPMMSSEHAHNFMTAYKSPEYRPSKGQIITKKTDVWCFGVLILEVLTGRFPENYLTQGYDSNMSLVTWVNDMVKEKKTGDVFDKEMKGKKNCKAEMINLLKIGLRCCEEEEERRMDMREVVEMVEMLREGESEDDFGSMDHRGTHNNVYSSMLLDDDDFGFSMNR, from the exons ATGCGCAATTGGGAGGACCCGTTTACGCTTGCGTGTAACACGGccttgaagaagaatctaCCTTCTTgcattttcatcatcatctttatcAGCGTGTTATGTCCGGTGGCAATGTCTCAGGTGGTTGTGCCGGATTCAGATGCAGATTGTCTCTTGCGATTCAAAGATACATTAGCAAATGGTTCAGAATTTCGTAGTTGGGATCCATTATCATCACCATGTCAAGGAAATACAGCAAATTGGTTTGGTGTTCTTTGTAGCAATTACGTTTGGGGATTACAACTTGAGGGAATGGGTTTGACCGGGAAACTAAACCTCGACCCATTGGTTCCAATGAAGAATCTGCGAACCATAAGCTTCATGAACAATAACTTCAATGGCCCAATGCCTCAAGTTAAGAGGTTTACTTCGCTGAAATCTTTGTATTTGTCTAATAACCGGTTTTCGGGGGAGATACCCGCAGATGCATTTCTAGGTATGCcacttttgaagaaaattttgctGGCTAATAACGCATTCCGAGGAACAATTCCTTCTTCTCTAGCCTCTTTGCCAATGCTTTTAGAGTTGAGGCTAAATGGTAATCAATTTCAAGGGCAAATACCATCTTTTCAACAGAAGGATCTTAAATTAGCTAGCTTTGAAAACAATGATCTCGATGGACCGATACCTGAAAGTCTTCGAAACATGGATCCAGGCTCTTTTGCAG GTAACAAAGGTTTGTGTGATGCTCCCTTAAGTCCAtgttcctcttcctctccGGGGGTTCCTGTTGTTCCGGTATCTCCCGTTGATCCAAAATCTACTTCTCCTCCCACGGGGAAAAAGGCCGGATCTTTTTACACTCTAGCAatcattttgattgttattggCATAATACTAGTGATCATCGCGCTTGTGTTCTGTTTCGTTCAATCAAGAAGACGTAATTTCTTGTCAGCTTATCCTTCTTCTGCGGGAAAAGAAAGGATAGAGAGCTATAATTATCATCAATccacaaacaagaacaataaaCCCGCAGAATCCGTAAATCACACAAGGAGAGGATCGATGCCTGATCCAGGAGGAAGGCTTCTATTCGTGAGGGACGATATTCAAAGATTCGATCTTCAAGATCTTTTGAGAGCTTCAGCTGAAGTTCTTGGTAGCGGAACATTTGGTGCTTCATACAAAGCAGCGATATCTAGTGGACAAACATTGGTTGTGAAGAGGTATAAACATATGAACAATGTCGGAAGAGATGAGTTTCATGAGCATATGAGACGGTTAGGGAGATTAAACCATCCAAATATATTGCCTCTCGTTGCTTACTATTACCGTAGAGAGGAGAAGCTTCTAGTCACTGAATTTATGCCCAACAGTAGCTTGGCAAGCCATCTTCATG CGAATAATTCCGCTGGATTGGATTGGATAACACGTTTAAAGATCATAAAAGGAGTAGCAAAGGGTTTATCTTACTTGTTTGACGAGCTTCCAACACTAACAATCCCTCATGGTCATATGAAGTCATCGAATATTGTTTTAGACGATTCATTCGAGCCATTGTTAACAGATTACGCTCTAAGACCTATGATGAGCTCAGAGCACGCACATAACTTCATGACAGCTTACAAATCGCCAGAGTATAGACCTTCGAAAGGACAAATCATAACGAAGAAGACAGATGTTTGGTGTTTTGGTGTGTTGATCTTGGAAGTTTTGACAGGAAGATTCCCTGAAAATTACTTAACGCAAGGTTATGATTCTAACATGAGTCTTGTGACTTGGGTTAACGATATGgttaaggagaagaaaacagGTGACGTGTTCGACAAGGAAatgaaagggaagaagaatTGTAAAGCGGAAATGAttaatttgttgaaaattgGTTTGAGATGttgcgaagaagaagaagagaggaggaTGGATATGAGAGAAGTTGTGGAGATGGTTGAGATGTTGAGAGAAGGAGAATCTGAAGATGATTTTGGTTCTATGGATCATCGAGGGACTCATAATAATGTGTATTCTTCCATGTTGTTAGACGATGATGACTTTGGTTTCTCGATGAATCGATGA